The window GAGGTGAGTAATTTGAAAAATGTAATTAAATATTTATTATTGATTAGTGCTATTTTAATGTTGATTATGGGAATCTGGTTTATTTTCAATCCAAGTGCTTCTCTAGCAACAGTAACCATGTTAATTGGATTGCTATTAGGAGCGAACGGAATCATTGAAACTTTCTCCTATTTCCAAGAACGAAGAGTTTGGAATATTTCTAAATGGGTATTATTTGACGGACTGGCTTCATTGATTGCTGGATTGTTTATCCTATTTAATCCAGGAATTGCACAAAGTACATTAGTTTTTGCCTTTGGAATTTGGGTACTTTTCTCTGGAATTATGCGTTTGTTGACCGCTGTTTCTATTCGCAATTTCCCAGGTTGGACATGGATTTTGACAATTGGAATTATTGCAATTGTCATTGCCATCATCTCATTCTTCAATCCACTTATTCTAGGGATTGCACTAGGCTTAATTTTAGGCGTTTTCTTTATTATCCAAGCCTTCAATATTTTTATGATTTACTTGATGATTAAGGCTCAACCTTAACCACACTCCCCAAAGTCGTTAGAAGTGCTTCTTACTTCTGACGGCTTTTTTTGACAGAGGATTTTTAACGTTTATAATAAACAGAGTAGAGCTTTCACCATTTTTAGACTAGCAAAGGAGTGCTTATGGAGAAATTAAAAGGTGTATTATATGTATTTATCATTGCACTAGTTGCAACCTGGTTAGGAAACTTATTTCCAATTGTTGGAAGTGCTGTTTTTGCAATATTATTTGGGATCTTAATAAAAAATACTCTTGGAGTTCAAGAACAATTCAAGTCTGGAATTGCTTTTTCATCAAAAAAAATTTTACAAGGTTCCATCATCTTACTAGGATTTAGCCTAACGATTCAAGACGTTGGAAAAACTGGGCTTTCTTCATTAAAAGTAACTTTATTTACGATTCTTGTCGCATTTGTAGTGGCTTTTTTATTCGGTAAATGGCTAAAAATCCCTAATAAAATGCAGATTCTAATTGGAGTTGGAACCGCTATTTGTGGCGGATCGGCCATTGCTGCGGTGTCACCAATCATCGAGGCGGATGAAGACGAAGTCGCGTTATCGATTTCCACTATCTTCCTATTTAATATTATCGCTGTTTTTCTCTTTCCATTTTTAGGGCATCTTTTTAACATGTCTGATGCTGGTTTTGGACTTTGGGCAGGAACAGCGATTAACGATACCTCATCTGTTGTTGCCGCTGGATATAGCTTTAGCAATGCTGCTGGGGATTTCGCTACAATTGTAAAATTAACTCGAGCAACATTGATTATCCCAATTTCATTAATCATTGCTGGAATTACTTTTTATCAAAAGAAACAAACAACCGAAAAAGTGTCATTAAAACAAATCTTCCCTTGGTTTATTTTGTATTTCTTAATCGCTTCAATTATTAGCTCAACTGGTATTTTACCTGCTGCTTTTATCTCAACTAGTAGTTGGTTAGCTAAGTTTATGATTGCTATGGCATTAGCTGCAATTGGGCTATCTGCCAATCTAAAAGATATGCTCAAAACTGGAGCAAAACCGGTTTTATTAGGTTTAATTACTTGGTTCTGTGTAGCTGGAAGTAGCTTGTTGATTCAATTTTTTGAAAACCAATTGTAATTTTTTTCAAAAAGGTATTTAAGAAAGTATTAAAAAATAACCATTCGTCTGAAAACATTTGGAGTTTTTATGAAAACAGCTTATACTAAGAACTGTCCGCCTTGATCTTTAAAGGCAACTAAACCATTTGAAGGGAAGAAATTATACGTATGTTAGATATTTTAAAAGCCGTCATTCTAGGAATTGTTGAAGGAATTACCGAGTGGCTTCCAATTAGTAGTACGGGGCATATGATTTTAGTTGATGAATTTCTAAAACTAGATGTATCAAAAGCCTTTTTAGAAATGTTTCAAGTAGTTATTCAATTAGGTGCTATTATGGCCGTTGTCGTCCTCTATTTTCATAAGCTAAACCCATTCTCGCCTAAGAAGACAAAGCAAGAGAACAAAGATACTTTTAGTTTATGGTTTAAAGTAATCGTTGCAGTTTTACCTGCCGCTGTTATTGGATTAAAATTCGATGACTATTTAAATGATAAATTTTATAATTTTGGTACAGTTGCAACAACACTAATCATTTATGGAATTTTATTTATTGTCATTGAAAATTGGGCAAAAGATCGTACACCTTCAATTACTAGCTTTAAAGATTTAAGCTATAAAACAGCATTATTGATTGGAGCTTTTCAAGTTTTAGCTTTAATTCCTGGAACGTCTCGTTCTGGAGCAACAATTTTAGGAGCTATCATTTTAGGAAGTTCACGCTTTATTGCTGCTGAATTTTCTTTCTTCCTATCAATCCCAGTCATGTTTGGTGCCAGCCTTTTAAAAATGATAAAATTTGGCTTTAACTTCACTGGTATGGAAATCGTCATCCTATTAACTGGTATGATCGTTGCCTTTGTTGTCTCAATCTTAGCAATCAAATTCTTGATGGGTTACATTAAAAATAATGACTTCAAGGCATTCGGTTGGTATCGTATTATTTTAGGGGTTATCTTACTAGGTTATATGTTTTTCTTTAAATAATTAGCTTAAAACCACCAAAATTCAAAATTTTGGTGGTTTTATTTTAACTTCATTTTCTTACCTAAAAGACCACAGTTTTCTTTTTTCCATTTGCTTTTAAAGGATATTCTCTAATTCGTTGGGCAAACTCCATATTGATTACTTCTGCGTTCTCATTGCTAATAACCACTATCCAACCATCTTGATTTTTTTCTATTAAAAACAGATTTACTATTTGTGCTAAGAGTCTATCAAAATGACCTTCAAAAACATAATATCTAGATTGACTACCTTAGCACTACCAACTTCTCCACAGCCAACCGATACGACGCATAACTAAACCCTGTTTCCCAAAAGTTTCAACATACTTCTCATGAGATTTTTTTTTTATCAATATCTTCTTTCATAGGTTTTTCCTCCTATTTTTTTTATAAACGAAAAACAGTATTAGTAGTTATTACTCACTAATACCATTTCAATACTATACAATTTAGCTGATTGTATAGTATTGAAATATTTGAAAAGACTAGAAAAGACTAGAAAAGTCCTTTGAATTTTTAATTTAATCTATTTCTTCTTTTATCATATCTAAAAGAAATCCTCCAAAGTTATCATATAAAACTTCATTTTTTTGCGCATTTTCAGAAAAACCTGGAAAATAAGATGTAATTTTGGGCTCATTATCACTATTCAAATCTTCATAGTTCATACAATACATTTCTCCCATTCCAGTATTGTACAGGATAACTAAATGCTTTGGCATATTTACCAAATTTCGTTCATTTAAAGTAACCCAAACAACATCTGGAACACCAGAATTGTCAAAGTCTTCTCTAAACACTCCATAAATTTCTATAGAACCAAAAGTTAAAGCTCCAAAACAAGATAAAAAAAGTTTATAGTCTTCTGGAAATTGTACACTAAGAACCAATTGAGCTTTTTTTATGATATCATCTGAGGCCCCTCCAAAATCATCTACTAAATCATCATTCTCTTCAATTATTTTTTTTGCTTTACTATACTCTTCAGTCATCAATACAAAATCTCCTTTACTTAAAATCTTTTACTCTATTTTTCCAATAGTCAGAACGCCATTTATTAAAAGATTTCCTATCTATTCCAGACGGAACTGAATTAGGATTAATATGAATTGTTTTAGAATTGATCTGATGGAAAGACTGCTCTACCTCTGCAATAGAGCTTATATCTCGTTGGGTCATATGATGCAAGTTCACAGGGTTACCATCTGGTCCTAAAGGAGCCAATCCTTGGTTCATTCTTTGAAGATTAGAACGTCCCTTAACATCTACTTTATTAATATCAATTATACCATCTCTTTGATAAACTTTTGTTCCTTTAAAATCAATATCCTTTTTCCAGTATTCCCTAATTTGTGAATGATTTTTTGGAACATCAGCCCCACCAACTTCTTTACTCCGACAGCCAACCGATACGACGCATAACTAAATCCCAACACTTGTAAAGCCTGCGCCAATTCCGCTTCCGTTGACCATGTATGCATGTCCTCTACAACTTGCGAGCTACTGACATGTCCACCATTTGCTTTAACAATTGAAGACTTTTATCATCTACCAATATTTTGATACTATCTCCCAAAAGTCGTAAAATCTAGCATTTTTCCAACAAAATTTTTATCTGTCTTTTTGTTGCGGGTATCATTTCTTTCGGTCTCTCAACATACTTATCATTTTCTATTGTAACTAAACAATTATCACAAGTTTTATAAATAATTGTTTGATCTGTGGAAGATGAAATTTTTAAATTGGCATCTTGACAACTTGGACATAACTCTTCTGTCATAAATGTAGCAACATCCCATATCATATGAATTACATTACCACAAATTTCTTTTTCAGTTGCTTCAAGCATCTCTTTTGCATAAAATGATGTCAATCATTCTAAATTATCATCTGTAGTCCCTAGATAAAATTCACCTTCTTTAAATTTTTCAATATTATTTAAACTGTTTTCAAAAACATAATTTCTAAAATTAGAATCATATTTATTTACATATTCAATCAATTTTTTGAAAAATATTGAAAGCTCATTTTTTGAAAAATTTTTATATAATTGTACGATTTCTTCGTTCATTCTTATCCTCCTATGGCTTTGGTATCGGATACGTAGTAACTAAATTACCTGCTTTGTCTGTTATAATGCGAATGTAATTTGTTGACTGACCGCCTACATTAGGTAGACTTGGTTTTACAGTACCTGCAATCTCTCCAATGTCAACTATTCTCTCAAATTGATTTCCAGGTATTTCTTTAACAGGAATGTTCACTGT is drawn from Carnobacterium gallinarum DSM 4847 and contains these coding sequences:
- a CDS encoding HdeD family acid-resistance protein is translated as MKNVIKYLLLISAILMLIMGIWFIFNPSASLATVTMLIGLLLGANGIIETFSYFQERRVWNISKWVLFDGLASLIAGLFILFNPGIAQSTLVFAFGIWVLFSGIMRLLTAVSIRNFPGWTWILTIGIIAIVIAIISFFNPLILGIALGLILGVFFIIQAFNIFMIYLMIKAQP
- a CDS encoding SMI1/KNR4 family protein; the encoded protein is MTEEYSKAKKIIEENDDLVDDFGGASDDIIKKAQLVLSVQFPEDYKLFLSCFGALTFGSIEIYGVFREDFDNSGVPDVVWVTLNERNLVNMPKHLVILYNTGMGEMYCMNYEDLNSDNEPKITSYFPGFSENAQKNEVLYDNFGGFLLDMIKEEID
- a CDS encoding undecaprenyl-diphosphate phosphatase is translated as MLDILKAVILGIVEGITEWLPISSTGHMILVDEFLKLDVSKAFLEMFQVVIQLGAIMAVVVLYFHKLNPFSPKKTKQENKDTFSLWFKVIVAVLPAAVIGLKFDDYLNDKFYNFGTVATTLIIYGILFIVIENWAKDRTPSITSFKDLSYKTALLIGAFQVLALIPGTSRSGATILGAIILGSSRFIAAEFSFFLSIPVMFGASLLKMIKFGFNFTGMEIVILLTGMIVAFVVSILAIKFLMGYIKNNDFKAFGWYRIILGVILLGYMFFFK
- a CDS encoding HNH/ENDO VII family nuclease, which gives rise to MNQGLAPLGPDGNPVNLHHMTQRDISSIAEVEQSFHQINSKTIHINPNSVPSGIDRKSFNKWRSDYWKNRVKDFK
- a CDS encoding YeiH family protein; its protein translation is MEKLKGVLYVFIIALVATWLGNLFPIVGSAVFAILFGILIKNTLGVQEQFKSGIAFSSKKILQGSIILLGFSLTIQDVGKTGLSSLKVTLFTILVAFVVAFLFGKWLKIPNKMQILIGVGTAICGGSAIAAVSPIIEADEDEVALSISTIFLFNIIAVFLFPFLGHLFNMSDAGFGLWAGTAINDTSSVVAAGYSFSNAAGDFATIVKLTRATLIIPISLIIAGITFYQKKQTTEKVSLKQIFPWFILYFLIASIISSTGILPAAFISTSSWLAKFMIAMALAAIGLSANLKDMLKTGAKPVLLGLITWFCVAGSSLLIQFFENQL